In the Bremerella alba genome, one interval contains:
- a CDS encoding tyrosine-type recombinase/integrase — MAKANTGRKRRSRGRAWYWRQTDSWYFTPPGTKRRVRLLDERGDPVRGQNCIDQAELALARVKAAGDWRPEVKPAEESDWIVAKVCSIYIENCEKRSRAGEISIEYEKEVRRFLQDLCKYCGALPLCDLRKTHVLHWVETHSTWKSSATRRFAIEAVMAAFNHAQNSYSVSNPLRGLTKPAHCPRLHSFSTEDERALYDATDEPYRDFLFAAIHTGLRPFSELAQITGNDVIESDRGMMWRVYASKTKKTRVIPIRKEVADLTRSILFRTTSGQAGVLLARPRSAARNGTASGTCRSDQPAAAMSCGAYTQA; from the coding sequence ATGGCTAAGGCAAACACAGGACGCAAGCGTCGTTCTCGCGGGCGTGCCTGGTACTGGCGTCAGACTGACTCGTGGTACTTTACGCCGCCGGGAACGAAGCGACGGGTCCGGCTCTTGGATGAGAGGGGCGATCCGGTTCGCGGCCAGAATTGCATTGATCAGGCGGAACTGGCCTTGGCACGTGTTAAGGCCGCGGGAGACTGGCGTCCCGAAGTGAAACCGGCTGAGGAAAGCGACTGGATCGTGGCAAAAGTGTGCTCCATCTACATTGAGAACTGTGAGAAGCGATCGAGAGCCGGAGAGATCAGCATCGAGTATGAGAAGGAAGTGCGACGTTTCTTGCAGGACCTCTGTAAGTATTGCGGCGCATTGCCACTCTGTGACTTACGCAAGACACATGTGCTGCATTGGGTGGAAACGCATTCCACGTGGAAGTCTTCGGCAACCCGTCGTTTCGCCATTGAAGCAGTTATGGCAGCGTTCAACCACGCTCAAAATTCTTATTCAGTTTCCAATCCGCTTCGCGGCTTAACCAAGCCTGCACATTGTCCTCGGCTACATTCCTTCAGTACCGAGGATGAACGGGCACTTTACGACGCTACGGATGAGCCCTATCGCGATTTTCTGTTCGCGGCAATTCATACTGGCCTGCGGCCATTCTCGGAATTGGCTCAGATAACGGGTAACGATGTCATCGAGAGCGATCGCGGCATGATGTGGAGGGTCTATGCTTCTAAAACCAAAAAGACACGCGTGATTCCGATCCGAAAGGAGGTTGCCGATTTAACTCGGAGCATCCTTTTCAGGACCACGTCTGGGCAAGCCGGAGTTCTTCTTGCTCGACCACGAAGTGCCGCCCGAAACGGAACAGCGTCAGGAACTTGCCGAAGTGATCA
- a CDS encoding tyrosine-type recombinase/integrase, producing MARKTKQRRQSHGSAWHWKQTDCWYYTLPGTKKRIALFDDQGERIRGKDNKEAAEISLAREKLSWDSESNEGPALGQPWLVARVCSDYLVYTERSQNDGSVSEGYHRNATQWLNDLCSYCGALPVSQLKRGHILEWVDQHESWKSPATRRCIIAVVMAAFNRVEEMHGISNPIKGIKLPKAEPRLTSFSPEDEKAIYKVTEPCFGNFLFAAIHTGLRPFSELAQIKAEDVEETPRGMMWRVYASKTKKTRKIPVRPEVAELTRQLMKSAPRGSGLPVFRNTLGKPWKRTTGVVRFIDLREKIGWNDDPLRKKYSCYTSRHTFAHRMLSGFWNNGAGCTIETLAELMGDTPKVAYDHYGKEWGKHYQDPLWKAIGESTLPASTQAKSPPAKRKKSAASSATKTRPKRTKASTSRNKRHG from the coding sequence ATGGCGAGAAAAACGAAGCAGCGACGTCAGTCTCACGGATCGGCCTGGCACTGGAAGCAAACGGATTGCTGGTATTACACACTTCCCGGGACGAAGAAGCGTATCGCCCTATTCGATGACCAAGGAGAGAGGATTCGGGGAAAGGATAACAAAGAGGCCGCCGAGATCTCGTTGGCACGGGAGAAATTGTCTTGGGATAGCGAATCGAATGAAGGCCCTGCCCTGGGACAGCCCTGGTTGGTCGCTCGTGTTTGCTCGGACTACTTGGTGTATACGGAACGAAGCCAGAACGATGGTTCCGTCAGCGAGGGATATCATCGGAATGCGACTCAGTGGCTCAACGATCTTTGCAGCTACTGCGGTGCACTGCCAGTTAGCCAACTCAAACGGGGTCATATTCTGGAATGGGTTGATCAGCACGAATCATGGAAGAGTCCCGCGACGCGTCGCTGCATTATTGCTGTCGTCATGGCAGCCTTCAATCGCGTTGAGGAGATGCACGGTATCAGTAACCCGATCAAGGGAATCAAGCTTCCCAAGGCAGAACCTCGGCTTACGTCATTCTCTCCGGAAGATGAGAAGGCAATTTACAAGGTCACGGAACCTTGCTTTGGCAATTTCCTCTTTGCCGCGATTCATACAGGGCTTCGTCCCTTTAGCGAGCTCGCACAAATAAAAGCGGAAGATGTCGAAGAGACGCCACGAGGAATGATGTGGCGAGTCTATGCGAGCAAAACCAAAAAAACTCGCAAGATTCCCGTACGACCCGAAGTGGCAGAGCTGACTCGCCAACTCATGAAGTCCGCTCCGCGAGGGTCAGGCTTGCCAGTCTTTCGGAATACATTGGGAAAGCCTTGGAAACGAACGACCGGAGTCGTTCGTTTTATCGACTTGAGAGAAAAGATCGGCTGGAATGACGATCCGCTCAGAAAGAAGTATTCCTGTTATACATCGCGTCATACCTTTGCCCATCGAATGCTATCCGGCTTTTGGAATAACGGTGCCGGATGCACCATTGAAACCTTAGCGGAGTTGATGGGAGACACGCCCAAGGTGGCTTACGATCATTACGGCAAGGAGTGGGGAAAGCATTATCAGGATCCTCTTTGGAAGGCCATCGGAGAATCGACGCTACCCGCCAGTACACAGGCAAAGTCTCCCCCTGCGAAGCGAAAGAAGAGTGCCGCGTCGTCCGCCACAAAGACAAGACCTAAACGTACCAAGGCATCCACCAGCAGGAATAAGCGTCATGGCTAA
- a CDS encoding sulfatase-like hydrolase/transferase: MNQAHSAEKYRVPNIILIFIDDMGWGDFSSFGNEAATTQHCDRLAKEGIRFTQFYVNSPICSPSRAAISTGQYPQRWKITSYLAHRRLNQRRGMAQWLDPAAPMLAGFLHDAGYATGHFGKWHLGGQRDVGEAPLITEYGFDASLTNFEGLGDRVLAELDAYDGEKAKLHTLGSDKLGRGKITWEKRDQVTKTFVNATIDFIKHAKANDQPFYVNVWPDDVHSPFFPPKERRGDQSKRQLYLGVLETMDEQLGELFDFIRSDAQLRDNTLIVMCSDNGPEVGAGSAGPYRSHKTALYEGGIRSPLIVWGPGLIDSGKSGTTNDTSVFAAFDLVPSLLSICGTNAKQGVTFDGEALPGVLLGQSEASHSTPLCFRRPPDRPELQGQQLPDLAVRDGNWKLLCSYDGSDEQLYDLQQDPGETTNVAQQHTEVVRSLKKTVLQWHHSMPPDNGPAWEPK; encoded by the coding sequence ATCAATCAGGCACATTCAGCCGAAAAATACCGTGTACCAAATATCATACTCATCTTCATCGACGACATGGGCTGGGGAGATTTCTCGAGCTTCGGAAACGAGGCCGCCACAACTCAGCACTGCGATCGCCTGGCCAAAGAAGGCATTCGCTTCACGCAGTTTTATGTCAACTCACCGATCTGCTCGCCATCGCGGGCTGCCATCTCGACGGGTCAATATCCGCAGCGGTGGAAGATTACCTCGTACCTGGCCCATCGGAGACTTAACCAACGGCGAGGCATGGCCCAATGGCTCGATCCTGCCGCACCGATGCTGGCCGGCTTCCTGCACGACGCTGGGTACGCAACTGGTCACTTCGGCAAGTGGCACCTGGGAGGCCAACGCGACGTGGGTGAGGCACCGCTGATCACTGAGTATGGCTTCGATGCTTCGCTCACCAACTTCGAAGGCCTGGGAGATCGCGTTCTGGCAGAACTCGATGCCTACGATGGAGAAAAGGCTAAGCTTCACACACTGGGCAGCGACAAGCTTGGTCGCGGCAAAATCACCTGGGAGAAACGCGATCAGGTTACGAAAACGTTCGTCAACGCAACCATCGATTTCATCAAGCATGCGAAAGCCAACGATCAACCGTTTTATGTGAACGTTTGGCCCGATGACGTGCACAGTCCTTTCTTTCCGCCCAAGGAGCGTCGGGGCGACCAAAGCAAGCGACAACTTTACTTAGGCGTTTTGGAAACCATGGACGAGCAATTGGGCGAGCTCTTCGACTTTATACGCAGCGACGCCCAACTGCGCGACAACACGTTGATCGTGATGTGCTCAGACAACGGCCCAGAGGTGGGCGCTGGCAGCGCCGGGCCATACCGCAGCCACAAGACGGCCCTTTATGAAGGGGGCATTCGGTCTCCGCTAATCGTGTGGGGACCTGGTTTAATCGACTCCGGCAAAAGCGGAACGACGAACGACACCTCCGTTTTCGCGGCGTTCGACCTGGTACCGAGCCTGCTTTCCATTTGCGGTACCAATGCCAAGCAAGGCGTCACGTTCGATGGCGAAGCATTGCCAGGCGTGCTGCTCGGCCAGTCCGAAGCTTCCCACTCCACACCACTCTGTTTTCGTCGTCCGCCGGATCGACCAGAACTGCAAGGCCAACAACTTCCCGACCTGGCCGTCCGCGATGGAAATTGGAAACTACTTTGCAGCTACGATGGCAGCGACGAGCAGTTGTACGATCTCCAACAAGACCCCGGAGAGACGACTAACGTTGCACAGCAGCATACTGAAGTGGTTCGCTCATTAAAAAAGACTGTCCTCCAGTGGCATCACAGCATGCCACCAGATAACGGCCCAGCCTGGGAACCCAAGTAA
- a CDS encoding BON domain-containing protein, giving the protein MHNSLSSWLTVISIVVVLGISVPQLLAQAETRQILSDATIRERVVSQLLTDPGTHIVGVDVKSEDGVVTLDGRVTTILARDRAVRVVQTVKGVQAVVNKIKVKDIPNIDDEKIRKNVVRALENNPVTEAYEVEVSVAKGAVVLRGKVQSYREKEIVLRVVKRVIGVQEVEEELTVDLVDDRSDTELLTEIEAVLRWDPYVDEMYVHVSVDDGTVTLSGTVGTLAEKVRARSAAWLPGVTAVKATALEVKQWANDEDVRAKRFVNKSSDQLMKDAKHALRLDPRVFGFDIDVEMSGSSAVLSGEVATVQAKIAAGEDVENVVGIHSVTNNVKVISSDQKSDSQIDKDVIIALADDPYVESYEFKTEVNDGVVKLIGTVDSSFERDWAEHITAEVQGVEKIENDLLVTKQKNYINDPYVTDRLIDKSSITNYEKRAPLKSDQQLQDSIESELWWSPFVDSQKVNVTVENGIATLSGTVAGYAARNAATDNAYEAGATLVKNELELTPGLGLLETDEQ; this is encoded by the coding sequence ATGCACAACTCTCTAAGTTCATGGCTGACAGTAATTTCGATCGTCGTTGTCCTTGGCATTAGCGTACCTCAGTTGCTGGCTCAAGCCGAAACACGCCAGATCTTATCCGATGCCACGATTCGAGAACGTGTAGTGTCTCAGCTACTTACCGACCCAGGCACCCACATTGTTGGCGTGGATGTAAAAAGCGAAGACGGAGTCGTCACCCTTGATGGTCGAGTAACTACCATTTTGGCTCGCGATCGCGCAGTACGCGTCGTTCAGACCGTAAAGGGTGTCCAGGCGGTCGTGAATAAGATTAAGGTCAAAGATATACCTAATATCGATGACGAAAAGATACGGAAGAACGTTGTCCGGGCGCTCGAGAACAATCCTGTTACCGAAGCGTACGAAGTTGAGGTTTCGGTTGCCAAGGGTGCTGTCGTACTACGCGGCAAGGTTCAATCGTACCGCGAAAAAGAAATTGTTTTGCGGGTTGTCAAACGCGTGATCGGTGTTCAAGAGGTGGAAGAAGAGTTGACGGTCGACCTTGTTGATGATCGATCAGATACGGAACTATTGACAGAGATCGAGGCCGTGCTTCGTTGGGATCCATATGTCGACGAAATGTACGTTCATGTATCAGTAGATGATGGTACCGTAACGCTCTCGGGTACCGTCGGTACGCTGGCGGAAAAGGTTCGAGCACGAAGTGCGGCGTGGTTACCTGGCGTCACAGCGGTCAAAGCGACCGCGTTAGAAGTGAAGCAATGGGCCAACGACGAGGACGTTCGCGCGAAACGCTTCGTCAATAAGAGCTCAGATCAATTGATGAAAGATGCCAAGCACGCTCTGCGGCTTGATCCCCGAGTGTTCGGGTTTGACATCGATGTAGAAATGTCTGGTTCGTCGGCGGTTCTCTCCGGAGAAGTCGCCACTGTCCAAGCGAAAATTGCAGCTGGGGAAGATGTTGAGAATGTTGTCGGCATCCATTCGGTGACCAACAACGTAAAAGTGATCTCTTCCGACCAAAAATCAGATAGCCAGATAGACAAGGACGTGATCATTGCTTTGGCCGATGATCCATACGTCGAGAGCTATGAGTTCAAAACAGAAGTCAACGACGGAGTTGTGAAGCTGATTGGTACGGTCGATTCAAGCTTTGAACGAGACTGGGCTGAACATATTACTGCTGAGGTTCAGGGGGTGGAGAAGATTGAAAACGATCTTTTAGTCACCAAGCAGAAAAATTATATCAACGATCCTTATGTGACGGATCGGCTGATTGATAAATCGTCGATTACCAATTACGAGAAACGTGCACCACTTAAGAGTGATCAACAATTACAAGATAGCATTGAGAGTGAGCTGTGGTGGAGCCCGTTCGTCGACTCTCAAAAGGTGAATGTCACGGTTGAAAATGGAATTGCCACACTCAGCGGTACCGTAGCCGGGTACGCTGCTCGAAATGCGGCGACCGATAATGCCTATGAAGCAGGGGCCACGCTCGTTAAAAACGAACTGGAACTGACACCTGGATTGGGCTTGCTCGAGACTGACGAACAATAG
- a CDS encoding rhodanese-like domain-containing protein — MKTLTADQLKTRQNQGERLTLINTLNEENFEKTKIPGSLNIPLEAADFEKRVEQAIGGKNQPVVVYCASSQCPSSDKAAKKLDEAGFTAVYDFEGGAEQWQEEGGHLATA; from the coding sequence ATGAAAACGTTAACCGCTGACCAGCTGAAAACGCGTCAGAATCAGGGAGAACGATTGACTCTTATCAACACGCTTAACGAAGAGAACTTCGAAAAGACTAAAATTCCCGGCTCGCTCAACATTCCGCTAGAAGCCGCTGACTTCGAGAAGCGAGTCGAGCAGGCGATTGGTGGGAAGAATCAGCCGGTGGTCGTCTATTGTGCCAGTTCACAATGCCCTTCGTCGGATAAGGCTGCCAAGAAGTTGGACGAAGCGGGCTTTACCGCGGTGTATGACTTTGAAGGCGGTGCCGAACAGTGGCAAGAGGAAGGTGGCCACTTGGCCACGGCATAA